The window tttgttatGTTTAACAGATCAGGTCTAAGGACCCCATGGTCAATGACAACCCCTCAGCCAAGGATGCATAACATCCATCACACATCTGTTTCTGGAACAGCATATGTTTCAAAAGTTACAAATttctttacaaataaatataataacattaCTAATTATAAACCAATTCTAATTAGAAATAGTCTCAAAATATGCCAGAGAATTTCTTGCATATTTTGCTGAGTCTACTCCTGAGGCTTTAAAAATGTCTTCTTAGCTTTAACTGGTTTTatgtttccattttcatcttcatcATACTGTGCTTGATTTCTCTTTTTAGCAAACTTCTTTCCAATTGTGCCCACTAAACTTTCATATCTTCTGGCCATTTCTTCATCAGACACATCAGCCTCCATTGTTACATCCTCAgcttcttcctctttgtctttggCATTCATTTGGACCATTAATTTCTCAATTTCTGGATTAAACCCTCTGAATGACATTCTTCCATACAAAAGATCTTCACAAAGCATAAAGCTCTGCTCCTCTATTATGAAACTCTCTTTCTCCTTAAGTTCAGGTAAATCCAAGTACCAGTGTTCTTCactgattattttcttttcttcttcttctagctCTTTTTTAGTTTCTGCATCCAATCCCCTTTGCATGAACTTCATCCGCATCagattttttgatagtttgggtTTAGATGTGGCGGCCATGGCGCTTCCACTAGCCTCCCCTTAAAGTACACGGgaaatcggggggggggggggggggggggcggggactCAGTCTGTGTCACTTCTGAGAGTCTTGCACACCTTAAATCACAATGTCACAAACATGAGCTGTTATTATGCTACCTGGCCAGCTTaccactgtgatgtttaaaatctatattgtgtgatcacgttaattaaattaaagcttctgctttagcaccagtctttgggcattaaacatttattaaagcatacaggtattaacatggagttcagaaagttaagaaaaggcctatctagcctagagttccagcctggtcgggttcttcttcaagtccatgagcctgcttcaatcacgaactctctagcaaactgattgtggaagctttttataggtccggaacagaggcggtccttacacactgcttcaagctgattggttggtgtcttccaaatccattggttcactgaacttgaaggtgttctcaagttaagttcaaagtctagcttctgagaaccataccttcttaagggctaaccaggtgtgattacaatctacttaactttgaagtagactaatcagcagtcaatcactctc is drawn from Dromiciops gliroides isolate mDroGli1 chromosome 2, mDroGli1.pri, whole genome shotgun sequence and contains these coding sequences:
- the LOC122740464 gene encoding M-phase phosphoprotein 6-like gives rise to the protein MAATSKPKLSKNLMRMKFMQRGLDAETKKELEEEEKKIISEEHWYLDLPELKEKESFIIEEQSFMLCEDLLYGRMSFRGFNPEIEKLMVQMNAKDKEEEAEDVTMEADVSDEEMARRYESLVGTIGKKFAKKRNQAQYDEDENGNIKPVKAKKTFLKPQE